One part of the Ochotona princeps isolate mOchPri1 chromosome 18, mOchPri1.hap1, whole genome shotgun sequence genome encodes these proteins:
- the LOC101533474 gene encoding myosin regulatory light polypeptide 9, translating to MSSKKAKTKTTKKRPQRATSNVFAMFDQSQIQEFKEAFNMIDQNRDGFIDKEDLHDMLASLGKNPTDEYLDAMMNEAPGPINFTMFLTMFGEKLNGTDPEDVIRNAFACFDEEATGTIQEDYLRELLTTMGDRFTDEEVDELYREAPIDKKGNFNYIEFTRILKHGAKDKDD from the exons ATGTCGAGCAAAAAGGCCAAGACCAAGACCACCAAGAAGCGCCCTCAGCGCGCGACATCCAATGTGTTCGCCATGTTTGACCAGTCACAGATCCAGGAGTTCAAAGAGGCCTTCAACATGATCGACCAGAATCGAGACGGCTTCATCGACAAAGAGGACCTGCACGACATGCTTGCCTCACTGG GGAAGAACCCCACGGATGAGTACCTGGATGCCATGATGAACGAGGCGCCGGGCCCCATCAACTTCACCATGTTCCTCACCATGTTTGGGGAGAAGCTGAACGGCACAGACCCCGAGGACGTCATCCGCAACGCCTTCGCCTGCTTCGATGAAGAAGCCACAG GCACCATTCAGGAGGACTACCTGCGAGAGCTGCTGACAACCATGGGAGACCGCTTTACAGACGAGGAGGTGGACGAGCTCTACAGAGAAGCTCCCATCGACAAGAAGGGGAATTTCAATTACATCGAGTTCACACGCATCCTGAAACACGGGGCGAAGGACAAGGATGACTGA